From the Saccharobesus litoralis genome, one window contains:
- a CDS encoding sulfatase family protein, whose protein sequence is MQFFKLKQALIKFKPTATLKTLMVSSVIALSTGCSLTSSDKTEASVEQSAKTPPNILLILSDDHAWNDYSFMGHEIVKTPSLDKLAAEGVTFKRGYVPTSLCRPSLATIATGLYAYQHGITGNDPSRKLPGGKKGAEYKKQRAEIIAKIDKVKLLPNLLKEKGYVSLQTGKWWEGNFARGGFDEGMTRGFPQKGGRHGDDGLKIGREGVDIITNFMDKSSAAGKPFLVWYAPFMPHTPHTPPQRLLKKYSNLGLAESVAKYYAMIEWFDETNGQLMDHLEKTGLKDNTLVVYVSDNGWITNPKQTDRFLPKSKQSPNESGVRTPIMYSLPSQFKPQMRTEATSSIDIVPTILGAAGIDIPKELPGVNLFDNMKNQTPIERDTIFGEGFAHDMDDLNDPESTLLYRWVIDGEWKLILSYDGTNVSYQKYHDDFLVGPRLYNIKKDEYEKVDLAAKHPEIVARLSKKIADWYPVTKRKVLQK, encoded by the coding sequence ATAAAACCGAAGCAAGTGTTGAGCAATCAGCTAAAACGCCGCCTAATATCTTATTGATTTTGTCGGATGACCACGCTTGGAATGATTACAGTTTTATGGGTCATGAAATTGTAAAAACGCCATCATTAGATAAGCTAGCCGCAGAAGGGGTTACCTTTAAGCGCGGTTATGTACCAACCTCATTATGCCGCCCGTCGTTAGCGACAATCGCGACAGGGTTATACGCCTATCAGCACGGTATTACCGGTAATGATCCTTCACGTAAACTACCTGGTGGTAAAAAAGGCGCAGAGTATAAAAAACAACGTGCCGAGATTATCGCCAAAATAGACAAGGTAAAATTACTACCTAACTTACTTAAAGAAAAAGGTTATGTATCGCTACAAACCGGTAAATGGTGGGAAGGTAATTTTGCTCGTGGTGGCTTTGATGAAGGCATGACACGTGGTTTTCCTCAAAAAGGTGGCCGTCACGGTGACGATGGTTTAAAAATTGGCCGAGAAGGTGTCGACATCATCACCAATTTTATGGATAAAAGCAGCGCGGCTGGCAAGCCATTTTTAGTTTGGTACGCGCCATTTATGCCACATACCCCGCATACACCACCACAGCGCTTACTTAAAAAATACTCAAACCTTGGCTTAGCTGAGTCTGTCGCTAAATACTACGCCATGATCGAGTGGTTTGACGAAACCAATGGCCAATTAATGGATCACCTAGAAAAAACAGGCTTAAAAGACAACACACTTGTGGTTTATGTTTCTGATAATGGTTGGATCACCAATCCTAAACAAACCGACCGCTTTTTACCTAAATCGAAGCAAAGCCCGAACGAAAGTGGCGTTCGTACACCAATAATGTATTCATTACCTAGCCAATTTAAGCCACAAATGCGCACCGAAGCGACGAGCAGTATCGATATCGTCCCTACTATTTTAGGCGCAGCCGGTATCGATATTCCTAAAGAATTACCAGGTGTTAATTTATTCGACAATATGAAAAACCAAACACCAATTGAACGCGATACTATTTTTGGTGAAGGTTTTGCGCATGATATGGATGATTTAAATGATCCCGAATCAACGCTACTTTATCGTTGGGTTATTGATGGGGAATGGAAACTGATCTTGAGCTATGACGGCACCAACGTCAGTTATCAAAAATATCATGATGACTTTTTAGTGGGCCCGCGCTTATACAACATAAAAAAAGACGAGTACGAAAAAGTTGATTTAGCTGCTAAGCACCCAGAAATTGTCGCTCGCTTGTCGAAAAAAATAGCCGATTGGTATCCAGTAACCAAACGTAAAGTACTACAAAAGTAA
- a CDS encoding methyl-accepting chemotaxis protein: MSFINQISIKTRIIVLVLIPLFVTLFFAIERYQKASQEVENVERLEILQQYIGVVSPLLSALQQERLYSKLYMGPGSPTDPIGMEYQSQVVESRAPTDQALKNYKRFIADRERLSIFPTLSKDIDETLLQLTHFELARSNVDKRIKKSQPLEGMSGKYFWTFLTFNKLIAALSNSSNEVVLLTSINPRLSLLSNSYKYLVHAQDTSMIQILAVYSATTRGLVASTYGDIMQYRVQEIAYTENFLLYAPPVVKKGFEQHLQSQESFGYAKAKYLEIRKHIKTLIDKPLDLDNKEWLAKGNDISNGYSKVIDLTLQQLESTKNELLAEAKQAVINTLIVIGVLLIVLIAVSIKIISSINRPLKQLITDLTHLANTKDMTLRSHIEGNNELSQVGEAFNTLISSFEQTLYAVRQQVISMDNVTNNVSDSVKTSMVSIDNQRNATDSISVAVNEMTSTIHEVSNMSSATSEAVSRAYDLAVASEKDALKSKQSMDQLFTELGETGHLVSELNNEANQISNILQVIKGISEQTNLLALNAAIEAARAGEAGRGFAVVADEVRELSKRTHDSTELIQAQIEALTSGAAQASDKMEVLQTNGHDAVGIVQKSSDAFITIKAELDQITDMANQIAVAAEEQTNVADEINERIHAIKDDSETMYQQGTSTSQSTQSLIQGGQELKDKIEEFHF; the protein is encoded by the coding sequence ATGAGTTTTATAAATCAGATAAGTATCAAGACACGTATCATCGTTTTAGTACTGATCCCGCTATTCGTCACTCTTTTTTTCGCCATTGAGCGTTATCAAAAAGCCAGCCAAGAAGTTGAAAATGTCGAGCGGCTAGAAATCCTTCAACAATATATTGGCGTTGTATCACCTTTACTTTCCGCCTTACAACAAGAACGTCTTTATTCCAAATTGTATATGGGGCCAGGCTCGCCTACCGATCCAATTGGTATGGAATACCAATCACAAGTGGTCGAGAGTCGAGCTCCGACTGATCAAGCCTTGAAAAACTACAAAAGATTTATTGCGGATCGCGAGCGATTAAGTATTTTTCCAACATTAAGTAAAGATATAGATGAAACATTACTGCAGCTCACCCATTTTGAATTAGCACGCAGTAACGTCGACAAACGTATTAAAAAATCGCAACCTCTCGAAGGCATGTCAGGCAAATACTTTTGGACATTTCTCACCTTTAATAAGCTCATAGCCGCTCTCAGCAACAGTTCAAACGAGGTCGTGTTATTAACCAGTATTAACCCACGCTTGTCGCTGCTGTCTAACTCATACAAGTATCTGGTACATGCCCAAGATACCTCAATGATACAGATCCTCGCTGTTTATTCGGCAACAACGCGTGGTTTGGTAGCGAGTACCTACGGCGATATTATGCAGTATAGAGTTCAAGAAATTGCTTATACCGAGAACTTTTTACTCTATGCGCCACCTGTGGTGAAAAAAGGCTTTGAACAACATTTACAAAGCCAAGAATCATTTGGCTATGCCAAAGCCAAATACTTAGAAATTCGCAAACACATTAAGACATTAATAGACAAGCCATTAGATCTGGACAATAAAGAGTGGCTAGCCAAGGGTAATGATATTAGTAATGGCTACAGCAAGGTGATCGATTTAACCTTACAACAACTAGAATCGACCAAAAACGAATTACTGGCAGAAGCCAAGCAAGCGGTGATTAATACCTTAATTGTCATTGGTGTTTTACTCATTGTTTTAATTGCGGTATCGATCAAAATCATTAGCAGTATTAACCGACCATTAAAGCAGTTAATCACAGACTTAACTCATTTGGCCAATACCAAAGATATGACCCTCAGAAGTCATATTGAAGGCAATAATGAACTAAGCCAAGTAGGCGAAGCATTCAATACCCTGATTAGTTCGTTTGAGCAAACTTTGTATGCCGTACGTCAACAAGTCATATCCATGGATAATGTAACTAACAATGTTTCTGATTCAGTTAAAACCTCTATGGTATCAATCGATAATCAAAGGAACGCCACCGACAGTATTTCAGTCGCGGTTAATGAGATGACATCAACCATACATGAGGTATCAAACATGTCGTCTGCGACGTCAGAAGCCGTTTCACGAGCCTATGATCTTGCGGTTGCCAGTGAAAAAGATGCGTTAAAATCGAAACAAAGCATGGATCAACTATTCACGGAATTAGGCGAAACCGGCCATTTGGTGTCAGAGCTTAACAACGAAGCCAATCAAATCAGTAATATTTTACAAGTTATCAAAGGTATATCTGAGCAAACTAATTTATTGGCCTTAAACGCCGCGATTGAAGCCGCTCGGGCGGGCGAAGCAGGCCGTGGTTTTGCGGTTGTGGCAGATGAAGTACGAGAGCTTTCAAAACGCACCCATGATTCAACCGAGCTCATTCAAGCGCAGATAGAAGCACTCACCTCGGGCGCAGCACAAGCCAGCGACAAAATGGAAGTACTGCAAACAAACGGTCATGATGCTGTGGGCATAGTGCAAAAAAGCTCTGATGCGTTTATTACCATAAAAGCTGAGCTTGATCAGATAACAGATATGGCCAACCAGATTGCCGTTGCCGCAGAAGAGCAAACCAATGTGGCAGATGAAATTAATGAACGTATTCATGCCATTAAAGATGATTCTGAAACTATGTATCAGCAGGGCACATCGACAAGCCAGTCGACCCAATCTTTAATCCAAGGCGGCCAAGAACTAAAAGATAAAATTGAAGAATTTCATTTTTAG